The sequence below is a genomic window from Nicotiana tomentosiformis chromosome 6, ASM39032v3, whole genome shotgun sequence.
agcctactgtggccgagcgcctatgagcaagcccagcatagtcgagatacagagcctagtatggctgagcgcctatgagcgagcttactacggtagagcagatatatatataccgagccctaTAAGGCCAggcagctattttacttactattttGAGAGAGTttagtcagtatcaacaggtgagcatatcttcagattatctttgactcccagttgctTTCAGaaattatattatcagttcaacttcagctttcagtatattgccttacatactcggtacattatttcgtactaacgtccctttctgGGGGTGCTATATTTTATGCAtgtaggttcagatagacagacgggtagaccttctCAGTatgtgttgcccgagttcagctttatcggtaagctccacgcacttcggagttgtcgggtctagaagctttgtgtatatatgtatataggctaTGGGTAGGGCGGGGCCTTATTCCGAtgacagtacatccatcagtagaggcttgtagacatatcctatcagtaagtgcagtatgttgggcttgtaggccctgtacatatattttgttggcttgtcaattgtagtagttatgacggccttgccggcccagctttatgtcgacatttagtcagcgttagtgtttattcagttttatatttttcttcacacattatcttgtaatgtggcccatggccaaagtatgatattACATGTTCAAAGTCTCTTAGTCGTAAGTGGTATCCagggataggtgaggcaccgggtgccggtctcaccCCCAGGCTCGGGGAgcgacaaaagtggtatcagagcagttctgtcctagggagtctccaagctgtgtctagtagggtcttgtttatagatgtgtggtgcaccacattatataagcaggggactacagggcattttggagttggttacccttctttcaaatctaaatcatgCTGTAgcactgagttataggaaatttaaGTTAAACTTACATGTTGGCATTTGCACGCACAGATGACGGTAACTAGGAAGACTACCACTAGCCAGAGGAGATAAACAGCTGTAGGTGAGGGCACTAGCAGGGTACCCctagtagatggggcccaatctGAGGCCCAAGGAGAGACCCCTACCCAGCCATTACCAGCTCCTCCGCCACCCAAGGAGATTCTTAGggagaccgcacatccagttccccctctgCTTCCATCAGATCAACACATGAGGATTGCGTTGCAtctgttgacacagttggtagctacccagtaaTATGCTAGGGCATCCGGTAGTGCAGGACCTTccgaggggtctgggagttcaagggtccgagagtttatttctTTGAgccccccagagttcacggggacagatcataggaaggacccgcaggatttcatagatcagcttcacggGATCTTTctggttatgcatgccacggagaaagaggaaGTTGAGCTAGCAgtttttcgactccgagatatagccatcctttggtacgagggatgggaaagatccaggggacgtgatgcacctccagctaattgggagaatttttcagatgcctttctTGTctagtacttaccgcgggagatccgacggACCCTAGTCGATcaatttctagccctcaagcagggaaatatgagtgttcgagagtatagtcttcattttgactcattggccagatatgcaccatccatagttgctactatgcgggacaggatccacaggtttatagcagggttggccccagagttgactgaggcatgtgccaccgctgcattgtaggatagtatggatatctccaaGATTCAGGCATttacccagaatatagaaaggggtaggcatcagCAGCAGGGTACGGAGAGGACCGAGTCAGGGCAACATAAGAGGATGCGAtttgccaggtctcaggagcagtctcaggaTAGTTACAAGCCCCAGTACTTcgaacggccacctaggcctccgccacctcagttacagagTTACAGGTATGCCCGTTATACTCAGTCAAGACCAGGTGAAAGCTTCCAGGTGTCAattttgcagcgacaacgaggttcggGACAGACATGGCCATTTTTGCCGCGGTGTGCCATCTGCaatagaggacacttgggccaatgctgaGCCGGttcgatgcttgttatacatgtggacgtCCGGGGCATaggatgcgagattgcccaaatagagattccgggggtatggcacaaccggCGAATTcaacaacaggatcatctatgtctgtgcatccttcgAGGCACGAGTCTCAGTTtttggctggtagaggtcgaggcagaggtagaggttctagTTTAGGTGGTAACCAGAATCGTAGCTATGCATTAACGGGTCAACAGGACCAGGAATTCTCACCAGACATTGTGATAGGTATGTTGATCATTTGCTCTCATGATGCTTGTGCCTtaatagacccaggatctactttatcgtgtattaccccatttgtcgcgaggaagtttggtatagtacctgaaatactaagtgatcctttaaGTGATCCTTTTGTGGTATCTACACCAGTCGGAGAAtcaattattgctagacgggtatACAGAGGTTGTACGATGTCAGTTTTTGTTCATCAGACCttagccgacctagttgagctagagatgttggattttgatgctatcatgggcagggactggttggcagcttgctatgccacagttgattgtcgagaaaagatagctagatttcattttccgggtgagccagtccttgaatgggtaggtaatacagcgacacccagaggtaggtttatttcctatctgaaggcaaggaaaatgatcgcaaaggggtgtatttatcatattgtgcgagttagagatgtagATGCTGAGATAcatacacttcagtctattccaatAGTAAAGGAGTACACGGTATGTATTTCCagatgaacttccaggtatttctccagagcgagagattgattttggcatcgatttgcttccgagaatgcaaccaatatccatccctccgtatggaatggcacctgccgaattgaaggaattgaaggagcagttaaaagatttgctggagaaaggttttatcatgcccagtacctcaccttggggtgcaccggtactgttcgtacggaagaaagatggctcgttaaggatgtgtattgattataggaagctgaacaaggtaattattaagaataagtatctacttccaaggatagatgacatgtttgatcagttgcagggggctagatgcttttcaaagatagatttgaggtcggggtaccaccaggtcagagttcgggagaaagatattcccaagacagctttcaagacccgatatggccacttcgagttccttgtcatgtccttcggattgacgaatgcacctgctatgttcatggacttgatgaatagcctattccggccatttttagatttgttcgtgatagtatttattgatgatattctagtttattcatgttcagaggatgagcatgcggaccacctgcgagcggtgtTCCAAACCCttcttggggcacattgtatccgatgggggtataaaggtagacaatcagaagattgaggctgtgaaatcctggcctagacctaccactccgacagagattCGTaactttctaggcttagcaggatactaccggaagttcgtagaggggttttcttccctttcagcaccattaacgaagttgacatagaaagcaactaagtttcaatggacagagacctgtgagcagagtttccaggagcttaagaacaggttgacctcagcgccggttctagcacttccagagggcccagatggttatgccatgtattgcGATGCCTCATGTaccgggttaggatgtgtcctgatgcaatgTGGGAAATTAATTGCGTATGATTCAATGCAGTTAAGGAAGCATAAgtggaattatccgacccacgacctcgagttagctgcggatGTCCATGCActtaatatttggaggcattatttgtatggtgttcatGTCGATGTATTCACatatcataaaagcctgcaatatatcttcaagcaaaaagagttgaatttgtgacagaggcgatggcttgagttattgaaagattacgatgttaacattctatACCAtctagggaaagctaatgttgtagcagatgccttaagtcgccgatctatgggtagcttagcacatgtaggggccgagaaaagacaattaactagagagattcatcaattggcttgtttgggggttcggttagtagactctggcaatggtggagttgtactccaaaatactgtAAAATCATCTTTTATAGCTGAAGTAAAGgagaggcagtacgaggacccacggttggtcgagttgagagagagAGTTCTGCAGTAGAAGAAgccgttgttagagctcaagggagatggggttctcagatacaggggtcgtttgtgtgttccagatgtagcaaggctacgagacaggattatgtcagaggcacattattcatggtactccattcattctaGGTCGACGAAGATATATCATGACATCAAGGATGtgtattggtggaacgatatgaagaagaatattgttgagtatgtcactcagtgtcctagttgccagcaggtgaagatagagcaccagaagcccggagggctaatgtaGACTATAGAGAaaccgacatggaaatgggaggcgataaacatggactttatcacgggtttacctcgttctcatcgtaagttcgattccatatgggtgatagtcgataggctcacaaaatcagctcattttttactggtcagatctacatatacagcagaagattatgaaaagttatatattaaagagatagtgcgactacacggagtaccaatatctattatatctgaccgtggggcctagtttacagcacatttttggaggtcatttcagaaagGTCTAGGGACTTAGgagaatctcagcacagcttttcatccacagactgatggataagtcgagcgcacaattcagacgctcgaggaatgttacgagcatgtgtattggattttaaaagaagttgggataaacatctacctcttatcgagtttgcatataataacagttaccactccagtatccagatggctccgtacgaggctttgtatgggcgcaagtgtagatctcctatagggtggtttgatgttggagaatctgggttacgtGGGTCAGACCTGGTTCAGTAGGCCATAgaaaaagtaaagcttatccaggagcagctgttgacagctcagagttattagaagtcatattctgacgtgcggcaatgagacttagagttcgattttaatgactgggtattcttcaaggtgtcacctatgaagggcgtgatgaggtttggaaagaaaggaaacCTTAGCCcatggtatattgggccttataggaccATTcgaagagtgggccaagtagcttatgagttagatttgcctcggaattggagtctgtccatccaattttcacgtatctatgttatggaagtgcattggcgatcctacccgaatggtgcccacagatgatgtacagattatagaggacttgtcatacgaggaaattttggttgccatcctagaccgacaaatccacaAGCTACGGAATAAGGAAGTaacctccgtgaaggttttatggagaaccaagaatgtggaagagatgacatggtaagcggagtaataaatgaagtctaaatacccccacctatttcaaactagagatatggctcgaggtgggatacctcagcacaaccctattcaggccagtaggtccTTAGGtgagctcttatttttgactttccAAATTTACAATAAATAGCTGTGTGAGGCCAAGtatggcatgtatagtatgttttctggctgcgtgcagagtggttttagtctagtatacggaggagactctggcaaaagtttACCAAAGTAACTAAGAGtagacattcgaggacgaatgtttctaaggggggaaggatgttacatcccacgTTTTTCGTATGTTAATGTTTCATCTTCAGTAAATTGACGTAGACTCAgggatgagattttcttgagattataagcattatgctatttcaaacacatgatgagtaaattcgtgaaggagagaaggtaagaaaatagaagaaaatgagtttcgttgaaggttgtcgatttgggataaaatatgggccgagcgataatacccgatatttatgattagtaccatacaaggtaccatatgaccatgatagtataatgtataaagtatattaaaaataagtagaattttaagtaatttgagacaattcttaattatgcgggtaatggGTTAATTACCTGGTAACAGAAtgttacctaattaattaattggttatgggataagattaaaattccccccacccccacgtggcagcaagccacttccTAAAGATGTAACTCTTAGTCATTTTGATTAGGTGGCCCAATAATGTGTTAGTTACCGAAACACTTCATTTCTAAGATTTTCAATACCAAGAATACCACAAGCAAAATAATGTGTTAGTTACCCAAACACTTCCATTCTAAGATTTTCAATACAAACCATACTACAATCAGACGTGAGGTTTTGGAGATTAGCAAGGTAATTTGTTACAAACTGTTACAAATTCGTAGAAATTTCTACAAAACAATAACAACGTGAGATTTTGTGactctaagggagtacggtgtaaccttttccaagaatatcatacagatttttccctactccaggtatgttaaggctaagcccttccttcattttggcatggtctcgtaattacatatgtttgataatgagacataaatagaagttcatactcccgaatttatacattatcctagtctcataagttaaagtattctcccttatcgagactttatgttcaattgagtattgtcttcttccagtcaagagagcagagaatctatatatacaatattacagtatttttgtTACCATCGAGCTATATGAGCACCTATGAGCgtgcccagcatggccgagatacagagcctagtatggccgagcgcttatgagcgagtCTACTACGACAGAGCAGTTAAATATATACCGAGCCCTATAAGGCCGGaaagctattttacttactatattcagagagttgagtcagtatcagcaggtgagcatatcttcagattatctttgactcccagttactttcaattattatattatcagttcagctttagctttcagtatattgccttacatactcggtacattatttcgtactgacgtcccattatgggggcgctgcatttcatacgTGCATGTTcagatagacgggtagaccttCTCAGAAGGTGTTGCCaaagttcagctttatcggtaagctccacgcccttcggagttgccaggtctagaagctttgtgtatatatgtatataggctttggtaggtcggggccctgttccgatcacggtacatccatcagtagaggcttgtagacatatcctgtcagttagtgtagtatgttgggcttgtaggccctgtacatatattttgttgtcttgtcagttgtagtagttatgacggctttATGTCGACATTTAGTCAGCAttagtctctattcagttttatattttgcttcgtacattatcttgtaatgtggcccatggccaaagaaTGACATTACATGTTCAGAGTCTCTTAGGCGCAAGTGGTACACagggataggtgaggcaccgggtgccggtctcgcccccaggctcggggcATGAAAACATTCAGCtaacttaggcattttatcaaacattgagTGTGCACATTTCTCTACaaccttcattgatgatatttatTTATCCAACACCCAGTCTTTGCCCCACCAATTCATATTACAACTAGGCTTTAATAGATTAGGACCTCCAACAATGTATTCATGTCTTACCATCCATCCCCAACAAACCAATTCTTCAAACAAATCACTTTTCATTCTCTACAAATTCTCAAAATTCCAATTGgtgaacttatggcttccaatcaccatcccataattTCTACCTCTAAATTCCTACTCACATATTCATTCTTAAGCCACTTCCTAAAGATGTAACTCTTAGTCATTTTGATTAGGTGGCCCAATAATGTGTTAGTTACCGAAACACTTCATTTCTAAGATTTCAATACCAAGAATACCACAAGCAAAATAATGTGTTAGTTACCTAAACACTTCCATTCTAAGATTTTCAATACAAACCATACTACAATCAGACATGAGGTTTTGGAGATTAGCAAGGTGATTTGTTACAAACTGTTACAAATTCATAGAAATTCCTACAAAACAATAACAACGTGAGATTTTGTGactctaagggagtacggtgtaaccttttccaagaatatcatacagatttttccctactacaggtatgttaaggctaagcccttccttcattttggcatggtctagtaattacatatgtttgataatgagacataaatAGAAGTTCGTACTCCTGAAtttatacattatcctagtctcataagttaaagtattctcccttatcgagacattatgttcaattgagtattgtcttcttccaatcaagagagcagagaatctatatatacaatattactgtattttcattaccatcgagctatatgagcacctatgagcgagcccagtatggccaagatacagagcctagtatggccgagcgcttatgagcgagtCTACTACGGCATAGCAGTTAAATATATACCGAGCCCTATAAGGCCGAaaagctattttacttactatattcagagagttgagtcagtatcagcaggtgagcatatcttcagattatctttgactcccagttactttcagttattatattatcagttcagcttTAGCTtttagtatattgccttacatactcggtacattatttcgtactgacgacCCATtatgggggcgctgcatttcatacgtgcaggttcagacagacgggtagaccttctCAGCAGGTGTTGCCaaagttcagctttatcggtaagctccacgcccttcggagttgccgggtctagaagctttgtgtatatatgtatataggctttggtag
It includes:
- the LOC138893932 gene encoding uncharacterized protein, with product MAQPANSTTGSSMSVHPSRHESQFLAGRGRGRGRGSSLGGNQNRSYALTGQQDQEFSPDIVIGMLIICSHDACALIDPGSTLSCITPFVARKFGIVPEILSDPLSDPFVVSTPVGESIIARRVYRGCTMSVFVHQTLADLVELEMLDFDAIMGRDWSTKIYHDIKDVYWWNDMKKNIVEYVTQCPSCQQVKIEHQKPGGLM